One part of the Melioribacteraceae bacterium genome encodes these proteins:
- a CDS encoding alpha-L-fucosidase — protein MKKLFILILIVSSVFNAQDFTNETKEERNARMKWWRDARFGMFIHWGLYSIPAGEWNNSKNHGEWIRTTAQIPLEDYSRLAGQFNPSKFKADDWVRMAKEAGMKYIVITSKHHDGFCLFDSDHTEFDVMSTPFKRDILKELSDACRKYGLKICWYHSIMDWNHPDYLPRREWEKDRTADGADFSRFIQYLKNQLKELLTNYGEIGVLWFDGEWETTWNSEYGIELYNYVRSLQPDIIVNNRVGVGRSGMEGTTREGEFGGDFGTPEQQIPATGLPGVDWETCMTMNDHWGYNKNDKNFKSSQELIRMIADVASKGGNFLLNIGPTSEGIFPPESIERLKEIGNWMNLYGESIYGTEASPFAKLEWGRATKKRIGNNTRLYLHVFDWPSDGKLIIPGIYNKPLMSYLLGDKRKNLLPVQRNEDAIIIQLPENAPDGNNSVVILDVEGKEDVSHPPVIVSDNFIFIESLTVSLKTERPNVEIRYTLDGTVPDLNSRLYSNGIVLKESAEVSARCFRNGKPVSGTSRANFERVLPAKSQSINNPAQGISYKYFEGNWDSIPEFNSLIPVKEGYLDNFNFSPRNQVEYFGFQFTGYISVPADDVYTFYTDSDDGSRLFIDGKLIVDNDGLHGMQEKEGSIALSKGYHSILVEYFEKTGGDDLKVSVEGGGWKKQLIPDHILCHYK, from the coding sequence ATGAAAAAATTATTTATTCTCATCTTAATCGTTTCATCTGTATTCAATGCACAGGATTTTACAAATGAAACAAAAGAGGAGAGAAACGCTAGAATGAAGTGGTGGCGCGATGCGCGCTTCGGAATGTTTATCCATTGGGGCTTATATTCAATTCCGGCCGGCGAGTGGAATAATTCCAAAAACCACGGCGAATGGATCAGGACAACCGCTCAGATTCCGCTTGAAGATTACAGCCGGCTTGCCGGTCAGTTCAACCCTTCTAAATTCAAGGCGGATGATTGGGTTAGAATGGCTAAGGAAGCGGGAATGAAGTATATTGTTATTACTTCGAAGCATCACGACGGTTTCTGCCTGTTCGATTCCGATCATACAGAGTTTGATGTAATGTCCACACCGTTTAAGCGCGATATACTTAAAGAACTTTCCGATGCTTGCCGTAAATACGGGCTTAAGATCTGCTGGTATCACTCAATTATGGATTGGAATCATCCTGATTATCTGCCCAGGAGAGAATGGGAAAAGGACCGTACAGCGGATGGTGCCGACTTCTCCAGATTTATTCAATATCTGAAAAACCAGTTAAAGGAATTATTGACCAATTACGGCGAGATCGGAGTTCTATGGTTCGACGGGGAATGGGAGACAACATGGAATTCCGAATACGGAATAGAGCTTTACAATTATGTTAGAAGTCTTCAGCCGGATATAATTGTTAATAATCGGGTGGGTGTTGGAAGAAGCGGTATGGAGGGGACTACAAGGGAAGGTGAATTCGGGGGGGACTTCGGTACTCCCGAACAACAGATTCCAGCTACCGGATTGCCGGGCGTTGACTGGGAGACCTGCATGACGATGAATGACCACTGGGGATATAATAAGAACGATAAGAATTTTAAATCCTCGCAGGAACTGATCAGAATGATAGCCGACGTTGCATCGAAAGGGGGAAATTTTCTTTTGAATATTGGCCCTACTTCGGAAGGAATATTCCCTCCTGAAAGTATTGAACGTTTAAAAGAGATCGGTAACTGGATGAACCTCTACGGTGAATCGATCTACGGCACCGAAGCCAGTCCCTTTGCAAAACTTGAATGGGGCCGAGCTACAAAAAAGAGGATCGGTAATAATACCAGACTTTATCTTCATGTATTCGACTGGCCTTCGGACGGGAAACTGATAATACCCGGTATTTACAATAAACCGCTTATGTCGTATCTGCTCGGAGATAAAAGAAAAAATCTGCTTCCTGTTCAGAGAAATGAAGACGCAATAATTATCCAGCTGCCTGAGAATGCGCCTGATGGAAATAACAGCGTTGTGATTCTTGATGTGGAAGGAAAGGAGGACGTAAGTCATCCTCCTGTAATTGTTAGTGATAATTTTATTTTTATAGAATCATTAACAGTCAGTCTTAAGACCGAACGGCCTAACGTTGAGATTAGGTATACACTCGACGGGACTGTTCCTGACCTGAATTCAAGACTTTACTCTAACGGAATTGTGTTGAAAGAATCGGCTGAAGTTTCTGCTCGGTGTTTTAGAAACGGAAAACCTGTAAGCGGTACTTCACGCGCAAATTTTGAACGGGTGCTGCCCGCAAAATCCCAAAGTATTAATAACCCGGCTCAAGGAATTAGTTATAAGTATTTTGAAGGGAACTGGGATTCAATTCCCGAATTCAATTCACTCATTCCGGTGAAAGAGGGATATTTAGATAATTTCAATTTCTCACCGCGTAATCAAGTTGAATATTTCGGTTTTCAGTTTACCGGATATATTTCTGTCCCTGCGGATGATGTATATACATTTTATACGGATTCGGACGATGGAAGCAGACTTTTCATTGACGGTAAACTTATAGTTGATAACGACGGGCTTCACGGAATGCAGGAGAAGGAAGGATCTATTGCACTCTCTAAAGGTTATCATTCCATACTTGTCGAGTATTTTGAAAAGACAGGGGGAGACGATCTTAAAGTTTCGGTTGAAGGGGGAGGATGGAAAAAGCAGCTAATACCGGATCATATACTCTGTCACTATAAATAA
- a CDS encoding alpha-L-fucosidase, with amino-acid sequence MKKIFFIILVFNSFLLAQSNPLTNSSHFAVINKSDSEQEIVRKAAFVVPKQQQYDWQKLEFIAFVHFGINTFTDREWGEGTEDPALFNPSELDAEQWAKTFKDAGMKLAILTAKHHDGFCLWPSKFTNHSVKNSPWKNGQGDVVREFVNACRKYGLKVGLYLSPWDRNNPDYGDSPKYNQYFLNQLRELLTEYGEITEVWFDGACGEGPNGKKQVYDWQAYYRLIRELQPGAVIFGMSPDLRWVGTETGYGRDTEWSVIPLKIDPVIKKKFPFGSYSLDEIYKPGDMTDYDLGSRKKISDADLLFWYPAETDVSIRPGWFYHPSQDSLVKSVDKLVDIYFNSVGKNGVFLLNVPPDKRGLIHQNDVKNLIGLKGVVDRTFNNDYSDKSMIKVAGEAIQTKNNFFGKNGYWLAGEENTKLVIEIELTDKATFDVVMLQEEIRVGQRIERFILEYWNGNEWEKFSEGTTVGYKRLLRFEPVTAKRIRIVIDESRMNPAISGFGLFKYSGN; translated from the coding sequence ATGAAAAAAATATTCTTCATCATTTTAGTTTTTAACTCATTTCTGTTGGCTCAATCAAATCCGCTCACAAACTCCTCTCACTTTGCCGTAATCAACAAATCGGATTCGGAACAGGAGATTGTTCGCAAAGCAGCTTTTGTAGTTCCGAAGCAGCAGCAATACGACTGGCAGAAACTCGAGTTCATTGCTTTTGTTCACTTCGGAATAAATACTTTTACCGACAGGGAATGGGGAGAGGGAACGGAAGACCCGGCATTGTTCAATCCTTCTGAGCTCGATGCAGAGCAGTGGGCAAAAACTTTTAAAGATGCGGGAATGAAGCTTGCCATTCTCACGGCAAAACATCACGACGGGTTCTGTCTCTGGCCCAGTAAATTCACCAATCACAGTGTTAAAAACAGTCCGTGGAAAAACGGCCAAGGTGATGTAGTACGAGAGTTTGTTAATGCTTGCAGGAAATACGGTCTGAAAGTAGGTCTCTATCTTTCCCCGTGGGATCGAAACAATCCGGACTACGGTGATTCACCAAAGTATAATCAATACTTCCTTAATCAGCTTAGAGAACTCCTGACTGAATACGGTGAGATAACGGAAGTCTGGTTCGACGGCGCATGCGGTGAAGGCCCAAACGGGAAAAAACAGGTTTACGACTGGCAGGCATATTACAGATTAATAAGAGAGCTTCAGCCCGGGGCAGTAATTTTCGGAATGTCGCCGGATCTAAGGTGGGTCGGTACCGAGACAGGTTATGGCAGGGATACCGAATGGAGTGTTATTCCGCTCAAGATCGATCCGGTGATTAAGAAGAAATTTCCGTTTGGATCTTATTCGCTGGATGAAATTTATAAGCCGGGCGATATGACCGATTATGATCTCGGAAGCAGAAAGAAAATTTCTGATGCTGATTTACTTTTCTGGTATCCGGCGGAAACCGATGTTTCAATCCGGCCCGGTTGGTTTTATCATCCGTCGCAGGACTCGCTAGTTAAATCTGTTGATAAACTTGTTGATATCTATTTCAATTCTGTTGGAAAGAACGGTGTCTTTCTGTTGAATGTTCCGCCTGACAAAAGAGGTCTGATCCATCAGAATGATGTAAAAAATCTTATTGGACTTAAGGGTGTTGTAGACCGGACTTTTAATAATGATTATTCTGATAAATCAATGATAAAAGTTGCGGGTGAAGCAATTCAGACCAAGAATAATTTTTTCGGTAAAAATGGCTATTGGCTTGCCGGCGAAGAGAATACTAAACTGGTAATTGAAATTGAACTAACAGACAAAGCAACTTTCGATGTGGTTATGCTTCAGGAGGAGATTAGAGTAGGACAGAGAATCGAGAGATTCATTCTGGAATACTGGAATGGAAATGAATGGGAAAAATTTTCCGAAGGAACTACGGTCGGTTACAAACGACTTTTAAGATTTGAACCTGTTACTGCAAAGCGGATTCGAATTGTGATTGACGAATCCAGGATGAATCCTGCCATTTCGGGTTTCGGACTTTTTAAATATTCCGGTAATTAA
- a CDS encoding glycoside hydrolase family 97 protein: MKAKFLLIMFAAVSILSAEEFRVDSPKGRLQLNVNVDNGVSFSVLKNGFTLVGNSGISLELYDGKLLGSNPVLTGSSTRLIDETLKPVVKQKYESIQNFCNELLLSFAGGYKIIFRVYDDAVAYRFRTELNEKIRIKSELAEFNFGRDYQILFPEEKSFMSHSERLYLPLKLSEVTSERFCSLPALVNLENGIKAVITESDLEDYPGLYLSGSDENPNSLKGIFPYYPARDTVRNDRDVYVVERKDYMAETSGKRNFPWRIVAFSENDGDLITNTIVYKLAKPSDPGSDFSWVKPGKVAWDWWNYNNIYGVDFRAGVNNNTYKYFIDFASKYDIEYIILDEGWYKLGNLLQQSPDINIEELVDYGNKKNVGIILWMSWKTLDDQFTEAMDLFSRWGIKGIKVDFMQRDDQWMVNYYYKVAEEAAKRKLLVNFHGAYKPTGLYRTYPNVITSEGVLGLEQSKWSDKANPWMAVTLPFIRMFAGPMDYTPGAMINATNQSFKPIFTVPMSQGTRAHQLAMYVVFESPLQMLADNPTHYYKEPECMEFLSKVPTVWDDTKVLDAVISEYILIARQSKNQWYIGAITNWTPRDLTIDFSFLPDGDFKIKIWQDGINADRNANDYKLLIQNINNKTKLNIHLAPGGGWVGIISK, from the coding sequence ATGAAAGCAAAATTTTTGCTTATAATGTTTGCTGCTGTTTCAATTCTGTCGGCAGAAGAATTCAGAGTCGATTCACCCAAGGGCAGATTGCAGTTGAATGTGAATGTAGATAATGGAGTAAGTTTTTCGGTCTTGAAGAATGGGTTTACGTTGGTTGGCAATTCCGGAATATCTTTAGAATTGTATGACGGTAAACTTTTAGGATCTAATCCCGTGCTGACCGGAAGCAGCACAAGATTAATTGATGAAACTTTGAAACCCGTTGTAAAACAGAAATATGAATCGATTCAGAATTTCTGCAATGAACTTTTACTTTCGTTTGCCGGGGGCTATAAAATTATTTTCAGAGTTTATGATGATGCCGTTGCCTACAGATTCCGGACGGAATTAAATGAAAAAATCAGAATTAAATCTGAATTGGCTGAATTTAATTTCGGCAGGGATTACCAGATTCTATTTCCGGAAGAAAAGAGTTTTATGTCCCACTCGGAAAGATTATATCTTCCGTTAAAATTGAGTGAAGTAACATCGGAAAGATTTTGCTCCCTCCCTGCTCTCGTTAATCTGGAAAACGGTATTAAAGCAGTCATTACAGAATCCGACCTGGAAGATTATCCCGGACTTTATCTTTCCGGTTCCGATGAAAATCCGAATAGCCTCAAGGGAATATTCCCATACTATCCCGCCCGGGATACGGTGAGAAACGACCGTGACGTTTATGTTGTTGAACGGAAAGATTATATGGCCGAGACCTCCGGTAAGAGAAATTTTCCGTGGAGAATTGTTGCTTTCTCTGAAAATGACGGCGATCTTATAACAAATACAATTGTTTACAAGCTTGCTAAGCCGTCTGATCCAGGTTCCGATTTTTCATGGGTGAAACCGGGCAAAGTTGCCTGGGACTGGTGGAATTACAACAACATATACGGTGTCGATTTCCGCGCCGGCGTGAACAACAATACATATAAATATTTTATCGATTTTGCTTCGAAGTACGATATCGAATACATTATACTTGATGAAGGCTGGTACAAACTCGGCAATCTGCTGCAGCAGTCTCCGGACATAAATATTGAAGAACTTGTCGATTACGGCAATAAAAAAAATGTGGGAATAATTCTCTGGATGAGTTGGAAGACACTCGACGACCAGTTTACGGAGGCAATGGATCTATTTTCTAGATGGGGCATTAAGGGCATTAAAGTTGACTTCATGCAGCGGGACGACCAGTGGATGGTAAATTACTATTACAAAGTTGCTGAAGAAGCTGCAAAAAGAAAATTGCTTGTAAATTTTCACGGGGCTTATAAACCGACCGGACTGTATCGTACCTATCCTAACGTAATTACAAGCGAGGGTGTATTAGGATTGGAGCAGAGTAAATGGAGCGACAAAGCTAATCCATGGATGGCTGTTACTTTGCCTTTTATTAGAATGTTCGCAGGACCAATGGATTATACACCGGGTGCAATGATCAATGCAACTAACCAATCGTTCAAACCGATTTTCACTGTGCCTATGAGTCAGGGAACACGTGCTCATCAGCTTGCGATGTATGTTGTATTCGAAAGCCCGCTTCAGATGCTGGCGGATAATCCAACCCATTATTACAAAGAACCTGAATGCATGGAATTTCTTTCTAAAGTTCCAACAGTCTGGGATGATACTAAAGTTCTAGATGCGGTAATCAGCGAGTATATTTTGATTGCCCGGCAGTCTAAAAATCAATGGTATATCGGTGCAATTACAAACTGGACTCCGCGAGATTTAACAATTGATTTTTCATTCTTGCCTGACGGAGATTTTAAAATTAAAATCTGGCAGGATGGAATTAATGCCGACCGTAATGCGAACGATTATAAATTGCTGATTCAAAACATAAACAATAAAACAAAACTGAACATTCATCTTGCGCCGGGCGGCGGATGGGTGGGAATAATAAGTAAATGA
- a CDS encoding lipocalin family protein gives MKTNITLFSLSFLSIILLFGCSAANYPPLDVVKKVDIDRYLGKWYEIARLPFSQQEGCSCTTAEYELIDSTTIRVINKCIKEGELDDATGKAFVVEGSNNAKLRVQFFWPFRGDYWVIELDEENYQYAIVGTPSRKYLWILSRTPRMDEEIYNSLIKKAGDKGFDISKLIRTVQDCSN, from the coding sequence GTGAAAACAAATATTACTTTATTCTCTCTATCCTTCCTTTCAATAATTCTCCTCTTCGGATGCAGTGCGGCAAATTATCCTCCGCTTGATGTTGTTAAAAAGGTTGATATCGACCGTTACCTCGGCAAGTGGTACGAAATTGCGCGGCTTCCATTCAGTCAGCAGGAAGGATGCAGCTGCACCACAGCAGAATACGAACTGATCGATTCTACAACAATCCGTGTAATCAACAAATGCATAAAAGAAGGTGAACTTGACGACGCAACAGGAAAAGCATTTGTTGTTGAGGGGAGTAACAATGCAAAACTCCGCGTTCAATTCTTCTGGCCTTTCCGCGGCGATTACTGGGTGATAGAGCTTGACGAAGAGAATTACCAGTATGCTATTGTGGGTACACCTAGCAGAAAATATTTGTGGATTCTTTCCCGGACACCGAGAATGGATGAAGAGATTTATAATTCGTTAATTAAGAAAGCAGGCGATAAAGGTTTTGATATTAGTAAATTGATCAGAACTGTTCAGGACTGCTCGAATTAA
- a CDS encoding YkvA family protein, producing MNYELDDLDLKYDSPSKVEKGQEEVEEGLWEKLERVGKKISFAKDIKALYRYMRDKYVPWYRKSIVIGALIYFISPIDAVPDLAPLIGYLDDLGVVTAVLKFMGSELIPYYE from the coding sequence ATGAACTACGAACTTGATGATCTCGATCTGAAATACGATTCTCCTTCCAAAGTTGAAAAAGGTCAGGAGGAGGTTGAAGAAGGGCTCTGGGAAAAACTTGAACGGGTGGGAAAAAAAATAAGCTTTGCAAAAGATATAAAAGCGCTCTACCGTTACATGCGAGACAAGTATGTTCCGTGGTACCGAAAGTCGATTGTTATTGGTGCGTTGATCTATTTTATAAGCCCTATTGATGCCGTACCGGACCTCGCTCCGTTGATCGGATACCTGGACGATCTAGGAGTTGTAACAGCGGTTCTGAAATTTATGGGAAGTGAATTAATTCCCTATTACGAATAA
- a CDS encoding S9 family peptidase, with the protein MKKTLLLVLLFVTGLSLFAQKRPMTVEDLWNMKRIGGYDVSPDGKTIAFAVTAYSMDSNKGNSDIWLIDQDGKNLRPLKNSEANESSPKFLPDGKSISYQMKGQIWTCDYEGKNDLQLTNIYTGASGVVWSKDGNKILFVSSVYPDCTTQECNEKKDKDAEESKVKAKIFTELMYRTFNDWRGDKRSHVFIYDVQTKEYADLMLGSKSDCPPVDLGSSQDYTISPDGKEIAFVMNPDKVLATSTNNEVYLINAADIKKDSPTQYRKISVSPGNDNQPVYSPNGSYIAFRSMARAGFEADKYSLMLYHRSSGELRNLTGKLDISVGQILWSPDGKYIYYDAANQIYNSIYRFDVSTGENLLFLNEGINNDMSITSDGQLIYFKRQRNNMPYEIFSLKTNGGGIEQITFLNKELLSKIEFGEFNSFWSEGAAGAKVQSIIIKPPFFNPDKKYPLLFLIHGGPQGHWNDDFHYRWNSQLFASKGYVVVAPNPRGSTGYGQKFTDEISGDWGGKVYEDLMNACDYALKNFKFIDPKNTFAAGASYGGYMINWILGSTDRFNALVSHAGVFNLESMWGTTEELWFPEWEFKGTPWENRAMYERWSPHRKADNFKTPTLVIHGGFDFRVPEGQAMELFSSLQRKNVPSKFLYFPDESHFVTKPQNSRLWWNTIFDWFNQFKKN; encoded by the coding sequence ATGAAAAAGACTCTCTTATTAGTTCTATTATTTGTAACCGGGCTTTCACTCTTCGCACAGAAAAGGCCGATGACCGTAGAAGATTTATGGAATATGAAAAGGATCGGAGGATATGATGTATCGCCCGACGGTAAGACAATTGCATTTGCGGTTACAGCTTACAGCATGGATTCAAACAAAGGCAATTCCGATATCTGGCTGATAGATCAGGACGGAAAAAATCTCCGCCCGCTAAAAAACTCTGAAGCTAACGAAAGCTCTCCGAAGTTTCTGCCTGACGGCAAATCGATTAGCTACCAGATGAAAGGACAGATCTGGACTTGTGATTACGAAGGTAAAAATGATCTTCAGCTGACAAACATTTACACGGGTGCTTCCGGAGTTGTCTGGTCGAAGGACGGTAATAAAATTCTATTTGTCTCTTCAGTATATCCGGATTGCACAACTCAGGAATGCAATGAAAAGAAAGATAAGGATGCCGAGGAAAGCAAAGTAAAAGCGAAGATTTTTACAGAGCTGATGTACCGGACATTCAACGACTGGCGCGGCGATAAGCGAAGTCACGTTTTCATTTATGACGTTCAGACAAAAGAATATGCAGACCTGATGCTCGGCTCGAAATCCGATTGCCCGCCTGTTGACCTGGGAAGCAGTCAGGATTACACGATTTCTCCGGACGGTAAGGAGATTGCATTTGTAATGAATCCTGATAAAGTTCTCGCAACGAGCACGAACAATGAAGTCTATTTAATAAATGCAGCCGACATTAAGAAGGACTCACCAACCCAGTACAGAAAAATTTCCGTAAGTCCGGGGAATGATAATCAGCCTGTTTATTCGCCGAACGGCAGCTACATAGCATTCCGCTCGATGGCCCGAGCAGGTTTCGAAGCAGATAAATACAGCCTGATGCTTTATCACAGAAGCAGCGGTGAATTGAGAAATCTTACCGGGAAACTCGATATATCGGTCGGACAGATATTATGGTCGCCCGACGGAAAATATATTTATTACGATGCCGCCAATCAAATCTATAATTCGATTTACAGATTTGACGTATCTACGGGTGAAAACCTTCTCTTCCTGAATGAAGGGATTAATAATGATATGTCGATTACTTCCGACGGGCAATTGATTTATTTCAAGCGTCAGCGCAACAACATGCCGTATGAAATCTTCTCACTCAAAACAAACGGCGGAGGAATTGAACAGATCACTTTCTTAAACAAGGAATTGTTGAGTAAAATTGAGTTCGGTGAGTTTAATTCATTCTGGAGCGAAGGTGCAGCAGGTGCAAAGGTCCAGTCAATAATTATTAAACCTCCATTCTTCAATCCCGATAAGAAATACCCGCTCCTCTTCCTTATACACGGCGGACCTCAGGGTCACTGGAACGATGATTTCCATTACAGATGGAACTCACAGCTATTCGCTTCGAAGGGATATGTGGTTGTTGCACCCAATCCGCGGGGTTCAACCGGATACGGACAGAAATTTACCGACGAGATTTCGGGCGACTGGGGTGGTAAAGTATATGAAGACCTGATGAATGCATGTGATTATGCGTTGAAGAATTTTAAATTCATCGATCCTAAAAACACCTTTGCCGCGGGAGCTTCATACGGCGGTTATATGATCAACTGGATACTCGGCAGTACAGACCGGTTCAATGCGCTTGTTTCGCACGCCGGAGTATTTAATCTTGAAAGCATGTGGGGTACAACCGAGGAATTGTGGTTCCCGGAATGGGAATTCAAAGGAACACCGTGGGAGAACCGTGCAATGTACGAGAGATGGTCGCCTCACCGCAAAGCAGATAATTTTAAAACCCCAACGCTGGTTATCCACGGAGGATTCGATTTTCGAGTGCCTGAAGGCCAGGCCATGGAATTATTCTCATCATTGCAGAGGAAAAATGTACCGAGTAAATTTCTCTATTTCCCGGATGAATCGCATTTTGTTACAAAACCGCAGAATTCAAGATTATGGTGGAATACAATTTTTGACTGGTTCAATCAATTCAAAAAAAATTAA
- the leuS gene encoding leucine--tRNA ligase, with amino-acid sequence MKYPFREIESSWQKFWEEREVYKTDLSKKEKKIYCLVMFIYPSAAKMHIGHWYNYGPTDSWARYRKLKGFNVFEPIGYDAFGLPAENYAIKTGIHPQDSTLQNINDIRVMVKHMGGMYDWNSELMTCVPEYYRWNQWLFLQLYKKGLAYRKNAPVNWCPSCQTVLAREQVLNDGSCERCSTTVIQKNLTQWFFKITDYAEELLDGLNKIDWPEKTKTMQLNWIGKSIGAEVDFSISGSDEKIKIFTTRPDTLFGATYMVLAPEHPLVDALTTSENKLKVEEYRDSIKSMTEIDRTSTVKEKTGVFTGAYAVNPVTNKNIPIWIADYVLMTYGTGAIMAVPGQDERDWEFAEKFDLPIIRTVEPSEGFEGKAFTGDGPAINSDFLNGLYVEDAKKKIIEWLEDKGIGKHTVNYRLRDWLISRQRYWGTPIPIIHCDKCGQVPVPEDQLPVVLPYDVNFKPDGGSPLASNSEFVTTNCPVCGSPAKRDVDTMDTFVDSSWYYLRYLNPKYDKGMFDPELGKAWTPVDTYVGGAEHAVMHLLYARFIHKFLRDIGLVNSDEPFQKLIHQGTITNLGAKMSKSKGNVVDPNQFVDEYGADVFRMYMMFMGPYELGGDWSDKGIVGVDRFVQRTYSLFSSHQNFSVVHPSAKKYELAQLSEIEKTIYRKVNQTMEKVEIEVEHFRFNTAVAALMELINELKSLDECRNDLKTFALERFAVLIAPLAPHLGEECWKLLGNSKSLFEAPVWFDLDKSALVEDKVNIAVQVNGKLRATIEAANNSSKETVSAIAKNDERILKYIQDKEIIKEIFVPNKIYNIVIK; translated from the coding sequence ATGAAATATCCATTCCGGGAAATTGAATCCAGCTGGCAGAAGTTTTGGGAAGAAAGGGAAGTCTATAAAACCGACCTTTCCAAAAAAGAAAAAAAGATTTACTGCCTTGTAATGTTTATTTATCCCTCAGCCGCAAAAATGCATATAGGTCACTGGTACAATTATGGTCCCACCGATTCATGGGCCCGTTATAGAAAGTTGAAAGGTTTTAATGTCTTCGAACCGATCGGTTATGATGCATTCGGTCTTCCGGCAGAAAATTATGCAATAAAAACCGGTATCCACCCGCAGGACAGTACCCTTCAGAATATTAATGATATCCGTGTTATGGTAAAACATATGGGCGGTATGTACGATTGGAATTCGGAATTAATGACTTGCGTTCCGGAATATTACCGCTGGAATCAGTGGCTCTTTCTTCAACTCTACAAAAAGGGTCTGGCCTACAGAAAGAATGCGCCCGTTAACTGGTGCCCATCCTGCCAGACAGTATTAGCGCGTGAGCAGGTATTAAACGACGGATCATGTGAGCGTTGCAGCACTACAGTTATTCAGAAAAATTTAACTCAGTGGTTCTTCAAGATTACAGATTATGCCGAAGAACTTCTTGATGGATTGAATAAAATCGACTGGCCTGAAAAAACTAAAACAATGCAATTAAACTGGATCGGAAAAAGCATCGGCGCGGAAGTCGATTTTTCCATTTCAGGTTCCGACGAGAAAATAAAAATTTTTACTACTCGCCCCGATACTCTGTTCGGTGCAACATATATGGTCCTTGCGCCAGAGCATCCTCTTGTTGATGCATTAACTACTTCGGAGAATAAACTGAAAGTTGAAGAATACCGCGATTCAATTAAATCAATGACCGAAATCGACCGGACGTCAACCGTAAAAGAAAAAACCGGAGTGTTTACAGGTGCCTATGCCGTTAACCCGGTAACGAATAAAAATATTCCGATCTGGATTGCAGACTATGTTCTAATGACTTATGGTACCGGAGCTATCATGGCTGTTCCGGGACAGGATGAAAGGGACTGGGAATTTGCCGAGAAATTTGATCTGCCTATTATAAGAACTGTTGAACCATCAGAAGGATTTGAAGGGAAAGCATTTACCGGAGACGGACCTGCGATTAACAGCGATTTTCTGAATGGTCTTTATGTTGAAGACGCAAAGAAAAAAATTATTGAGTGGCTTGAAGACAAAGGAATTGGAAAGCATACTGTAAATTACCGTTTACGCGACTGGCTTATATCCCGTCAGCGATACTGGGGTACACCGATTCCAATAATTCATTGTGATAAATGCGGACAGGTTCCTGTGCCGGAAGATCAGCTTCCGGTTGTACTTCCATACGATGTAAACTTTAAACCTGATGGCGGATCGCCGCTCGCTAGCAATTCAGAATTTGTTACTACTAATTGCCCGGTCTGCGGATCTCCTGCTAAACGGGATGTCGATACAATGGATACGTTTGTAGATTCATCCTGGTATTACCTCCGCTATCTTAACCCGAAATATGATAAGGGAATGTTTGATCCAGAATTGGGTAAAGCATGGACTCCGGTGGATACATACGTCGGCGGTGCCGAGCATGCCGTTATGCACCTCTTGTACGCCCGATTCATCCATAAATTCCTGCGCGATATCGGACTGGTTAACAGCGACGAGCCTTTTCAGAAACTGATTCATCAGGGCACTATTACAAATCTTGGCGCTAAAATGTCGAAGTCGAAAGGGAACGTTGTGGATCCCAATCAGTTTGTTGATGAATACGGGGCGGATGTTTTCAGAATGTATATGATGTTTATGGGCCCTTATGAGCTCGGCGGCGACTGGAGCGATAAAGGTATTGTTGGAGTTGACAGGTTTGTGCAGAGAACTTATTCGCTCTTCAGTTCGCATCAGAATTTTTCCGTCGTTCATCCTTCTGCAAAGAAATACGAACTTGCGCAGCTCAGCGAAATTGAAAAAACCATCTACAGAAAAGTAAACCAGACTATGGAAAAGGTTGAAATAGAGGTTGAACATTTCAGATTTAATACCGCCGTTGCGGCTCTGATGGAACTTATTAATGAATTAAAATCGTTGGATGAATGCAGGAACGATCTTAAAACTTTTGCTCTCGAACGCTTTGCTGTTCTCATAGCACCTCTTGCGCCTCATCTCGGGGAGGAATGCTGGAAACTGCTCGGTAATTCGAAATCGCTCTTTGAAGCCCCTGTCTGGTTTGATCTGGATAAATCGGCACTTGTAGAGGACAAAGTCAATATTGCTGTCCAGGTGAACGGAAAGCTAAGAGCTACGATTGAAGCTGCAAATAATTCCAGTAAGGAAACAGTTTCTGCGATAGCTAAAAACGACGAGAGGATTCTGAAGTATATTCAGGATAAGGAAATAATCAAGGAAATATTCGTACCTAATAAAATTTATAACATTGTAATAAAATAA